DNA from Chaetodon trifascialis isolate fChaTrf1 chromosome 14, fChaTrf1.hap1, whole genome shotgun sequence:
AATGAAGTTTCCAGAGCAGCCCTGAACGCACCACATACATatagattcattcattcatgtattcatttattcactggTTCTGGCTCCAGGTCTGGTGAGTTCATCTTGTATGAGGTGATGTGGACTGGACTGGTTTAATGGTTTCCAGTTTGGCTGCTGAGTGTTGTTGAGATACCACCTGCTGGTCAAAGTGGGAACCGCACTGCAGGTTCCTTCAGGTGAAGTCAGAGAACCCTGCAGGTGTCCTGCAGAATGGTGTCTTCAGTTTGATCCTTCTCAGTTTGGATGTGCTTCAGCAGTCTTTGTGGGAGCAGTGCTgaccttctcctcttcctcctcttcctcctctgcaggatCTTTAACATCAGTAATGGGAAACAGAAGAAGTTGTATAAAGGCTCTCAGGGCGAGGACGGGACTCTGATCAAGGTAAATCTGGTCTGGCTCACCTGGTCTACACTGTTGAAGCGGCAGGTACCTTCACCTGGTcgcttttcctctgtttgtgcGGAGCTCCACGGCTGCAGGCTGAGCTCAGCGCCACCTGACtccgctgtgattggctgaaagaaataaacaagtccgtgtttttttttcctctttgctgaATCATGTTGGCCAGACGGAGGTCACACCTTCCATCCAGAATCAGTgttctgttgccatggtgacgtcTCCCCGATTCACccctcctgctctgtcctcctcaggtgCAGATTGACCCGTCAGGCCTCTACATCGCCACCTCCTGTTCAGATAAGAACATCAGTATATTTGACTTCTACTCCGGAGAGTGTGTGGCCACCATGTTCGGACACTCCGGTCAGTCAGCCTTTGATCTGTTGCAGCCACTGTCTgtggtgaatgaatgaatgcatgaatgaatgaatatatttaACAACATATGAATGTAAGTCTGTTTGGACACGTTTGTTTAATCAgtgcaaagaagaagaagaatgactaaatgaatgtatttatgaAACGAacgctctgtctgtctatcagAGATTGTAACAGGTCTGAAGTTCAGCAGTGACTGCAGACATCTGATCACAGTGTCTGGAGACAGGTACGTCTCACTTTTTACATCTGAATTTAACATGACGACATCACAGTTTAATGTTCAGCATGACGACATCACAGTTTAATGTTCAGCAAGATGACATCACAGTTTAATATTCAGCAAGATGACATCACAGTTTAATGTTCAGCAAGATGACATCACAGTTTAATGTTCagcatgatgacatcacagtttAATGTTCagcatgatgacatcacagtttAATGTTCAGCAAGATGACATCACAGTTTAATGTTCagcatgatgacatcacagtttAATATTCagcatgatgacatcacagtttAATATTCAGCAAGATGACATCACAGTTTAATGTTCagcatgatgacatcacagtttAATGTTCagcatgatgacatcacagtttAATGTTCAGCAAGATGACATCACAGTTTAATATTCagcatgatgacatcacagcttGTTAATAAGAGATTCTCGAAATCAAAACATTCAGAAACTCAATGAAACTAATCACAAaacctctgtctttgtgtgtgtgtgtgtgtgtgtgtgtgtgtgtgtgtgtgtgcatgcgtgcagcTGTATCTTTGTGTGGCGTCTTAGTCCTGAGTTGACCATCAGGATGAGGCAGCGACTGGCTGACCTCCGACCTCTCAGCAGCATGAAGAAATCCCAGAATGCACCTCAGCAGAAAGCGGCGAACCTCAGGTAACTTTATGAGTACAAGAGATGAAAAACCTTCAACTGATCCAAAGTCAGTGattacaaaatcaaaatgtatCATCCACAGACTGATCACATGACAGTAAcgagaaaaacaaaattcatccatcaaaaaatctgttttcttctgaACGCTGCAGAGTTTCTGTCGGCATCACAGAGGATTTATCGAACATCTGTGCTGTGAAGTTTTTCTCTTAAAGTTAGACCGaaactgatgtgtgtgtgtgtgtgcgtgtgtgcgcgaaCGTGTCGCAGCAGCAGGGAGGCGTCGACTCCTCGTGTCGTCACCATGTCATCTGACAGcgacaaggaggaggaagaggaggaggaagaagagctcTGTTGTCCTTATATGGTCCCAGCAGGAAGCCTGGAGGTGGAGACAGgtctgttgccacggttacaCCATGTGATAGCGTGGAGCAGAGagtgggtttgtgtgtttttaggagGAAACGGGATGTGGAGCTGTGATTAAACTGATCAGAGGGCAGTTTGTGGACAAACTGAGGCTGTCGAACAGGTTTTCACGGCCGCTCTGAACTCTGACTGACCTGCAGCTCGTTGAGgagacagctgatgagaacaTGTGATGTTTGTTCTTCCTGCAGAAGCTCCTGAGGACAGATTCAGCTCTGTGGACGGCAGAGGCAGCAGCAAGGTCAGCGCACAGGACGTCACCCGAGTGAACGCGTGAACCATGTGACTCACACGTCACTCATCAGATCTGTGaggagtgatgatgatgaggatgtaaccttcctcacattcaTACAGAATtaagtgatgacattttctatcccagaggtcaaaggtcagctccactgtttgtcttctgtcccTCATCACACTGATCCTGAATCAGAGTCTGATGGTTCAGATCTGCTGTCGGTTGAACGTCTGTTTGACAGTCTGcagcgtctctgcagcagcgcCCATGTttgaagctgattggttgagctgatgttgatcttcaggtgattcACCACGCTGACGTGTTGTCCATTAGAGTTCATCCTCCTCACATGATCGTGTGTGGTTGTCTGTGGACAGAACATACGAAACACGTGTGTGTTAAACGTGTTGTCCAGGTTTCCTCTGAGCTCTCACCGTCTCTCTGGGACTCCTCAGGAGGTACTGGGTGGTCGACCCCCTCGTCGTCGCTGGTCCAGGAGGACAGGCAGCGCGGAAGATGGCGTCCTGATGGTGAAGTCCATGTTGGACCTGAGGCTGCTGGATTCGTACCGCCCCGACGGACAGGAGGAGCCACAGGTGGAGCAAGAGGAGGTCAGGATAAGGAGCGGATGATGCTTCAAACTCTTTTTATCGACATGAAGTGAATGTTAACCTCACCTTCTGCCCCGCCCACTCAGATCAAGCCCCACCTTCTCGATGTTAACCCCTCCCCCTGCAACGTGGGTGGGAGGGGCCCATGTGTGGGGGTGGGGCTTCACAGGACCAATCAGGAGCTGGGGAGCACAGTCAGTCTGCAGGTCACCACTGCCTGGGTGAGAACACACATCTGACCTGAGTTCACTTCCTGGTCCTGGTTTTGTCACCGTGTGTTGTTAACAGTGAACCGCCACACTCAGATTGGTTGATTCAATGTCATGTGATCTGTTCAGGCGAAGGACGATGAGACGAGGACCAATCACAGCCCAGACAGGGAGGATCTAGTGCTGTATCCTGACCAATGGGAGGACAGAGTGAGCCTGGCAGGAAGGTAGGACTGTTTCCTAACTGTCGACCTGCCCCCCCGTTTACAGCCTGCCCTCTGTAAACTCCACCCCTTCCTGTCAGTGAGTTCCAGGTGAGGGAGGCGGGTCCAGCCGCTGCAGGGGGACACCAGGACAAACCCAGTCCAGACAGCGGCTGCTCACTGGGATTCAGCTCCAGCCTGTCCAGTCCAGTCAGACCTGCAGGAGacggtgagacagacagacaaacggaTTGACGTGATCTTTGCTGTGGAATCATCTcatgtctgattggctgctttttctctcaatgatctgaatgtgtttgtcatcatgtggagctttggaccaaacaaacatggtggaggcgtcactttgggctcatcgtgaccacatttctcactgttttcacaaagtttccaaagcgatcaatcgatcgatcaatGATCAGCAGATcgatccagaatgaaaagaatcgTTAGTTTCAGTCCAACACAAAGGAGACACTTTACTGCATGCAGCACTTACTgtcaacacttccactgctgtaGAAAGACCTGCAGGAGACGGTGAGACACATGACggtctgtcttcctctgttatCTGTCAGACTCAGagcctctcagtgtggatggaaACTCCTCTGAGCTGGAGGACGATGAAGACGAGGGAGGCCGAGGAGAGGTCAGGGCCTCCCAGCTCGTCCCTCAGACTCCAGACCAGGAGGCTTTCCTGAAGGAGCACTTCGTCACGCTGGCCGACCTCTCAGCTTCAGGTACAGCAGGAGCTCGTCTCAAACGCACCACCACCAGCAAACATCTCACCGTCCACACGACAAACGAGGTCGAGACCGTTGGAACTGACGACTAACTTCGACTACACCACCGCCGTCCAGAAAGATCTGAGAAGTTTGTCACTGCAAGCTAGAAGTCCCCCCCCCAGCCGAAACGCTCAGAGGTGTTTGCTCAGCAATGGAAATGGTCTAAAGAGTCGTTTGGTGACTTAATCCACTTTTCCAACCAGCTGACGGGCTCCTGTGGGGGCTCGTTAGCTGGTTGGTTCGTTAGTGAGTTCTGTCTGCAGAAACAGAGCCAGTCGAAGTACACCTTGGTACGAGTTAAGTTTCAACGACACCAGACAGACAGCGTTTTGTAGAAATCAGGCGTTAATCTGTTTGCTGGTGTCTGATGTTGAAAATCAAATGATTATGAACATTATTAATCaatattatttattgttattaatagAGAACATCAGTTAGAAAGCAGATGACCGCAGATCCATCAGAGAACTTTAGCAGGAGGCACTTAGCTGATTTTTGTGGAGGGTAAAGACAAAGGGACCAGGACTGTCCCCAACATAACATGTGGTCTGTTGACAGGGAGTCCAAGCAGAGCGTCTCACAGCTCCAGTGAGAGTCTCAGCATCTCCTCCAGGTTCCTGTCCCAGAATTCAGCTGGAAGGTAAAACATCAAATCACACAGCTCCTCTCAGCATGTTGACCAGCGtcatcagagcagcacagaatCACATCAGCAGAATTTTAGCAAGCTGAGACCTTTAGACCCCAAATCTGTCCAAAAACCctctcattctgtttctgtgtcgtCGTGACTCAGATGATaaactgtttctctttcctcGCCTCCTCAGTCGGACTGTGCTTCCTCTCCCATCTCGGaacactggaggaggagggggggaagTGAAGGCCCGTCCTCTGGTCTCAGAGGTCCGACCTCTGATGGATCAGAACCAGAACCGGGCCAAGGACAGGAGGGTGTCATGGAACCAGGACCCAACCCAGAAAGAGAACCAGGAGCAGATCCCCTCACTTCAGGACGAGGCACAGCCACAGGACAAGACCAGCCAGGACCAAACACAACCTCCTGAGGTTGGGAACCAAAGCCAGCAGGATGCAGATCAGCTCCAGAGCCAGGTAGAAGACAAGGGGACCTCCTCGGCTCAGCAGACCCACCGGCCCTCCCCATTGAAGAAGAAGGTCCAAACCACAGTGGAGTCCAAGAGGAACCTGGGCCCAACGGCTCGGGCTGCAGCCTCCCACCTGAACTCCTCCTCTGGACTTCGGAAGGCTCAGTCGGTCCAGAGCCTGCTGACCGACACAGGTAACACTCAAAACATGGAGACACAAAGGTGAACACGAAAGGTACAAGCCAGTCTGTCCAGACTTGTCTTGGACTGGTCCTGAGGGACTTAGGACCTGTCCTGGACTTATCCTCAGGGATttaaagtctctctctcttcctcaggtgactcctcgctcactcactcaatCTCCCGTTTGTCCAGAGAGGCCTCCCCCCAGCTGCCGCTCCCCCTGCCACGTCCCACCACCCTCCCTTCCTCGCCAAGACGCCCCCCATGTACAGCCCCGTCCCTTCAGAGACCCGGCCCCGCCTCCCCCAGGTCGCCCCAGCAGGAAACAGTCGCCATCACCtcgactgcagctgctgctccttctgctGTCACTCCAAGGAAGTcatcgtcgtcctcctcctccgctccatCGGCGCCACGCTCGTACATGAGCCCCACCGCCAGCTCCATGGCCAAGATGTCGCGCTCCATCTCTGTGGGGGACGGCCTCAACATGTCTGACCCCAGTGAGGACCCCTCGGTGACGTCTTCGCTGGCGGTGGAGGCAGTaacctcctcctctcaggtcAATGAGACTCCGCCTCCTCTTGTTGCTGTGGTGCCCTCCAACGCCGCTCTGGCCACGCCCCCTCACGCCGCTGTTGTCCCCGTAGTCGTCGCCGCCTCCTCGTCTTCAGCTGTGGGTAACCATGGTAACCaggcagccccccccccccgcggtCTCCAGGCTCGGGTCCCCGGCAGGCCGCTCCCCGACAAGCCTTCCCTCGCATCCTTCTCGTCATCGCCctcctcttcgtcttcctcttcGCGGCCTCCTCCGGTGTCCGTCTCCCCCCTGACTCCCCCccaacaggaggaggagcttcaaactgatgcagagcagagagacaacGCAGGTTTGgactctcatcctcctcctcctcctcttcatcccttcatcctgTCATCTCTCCGTCAGggctctgcctctccctccatACTGAAGGGTGAGACGTTTCACTCCTCTTTTATTGTTGTCGTCACTTCCTGTCgttcctttgtgtttttcttcttcttcacgtCTTTTTCTTCAGACGGATGTTTGGAACAAATCGTCAGCAGAAACTGATTCCTCACTTTCTACCCGTTTTATTTTCCTCAGAGTTCACGTCGTCACTTTGCTCCTTCTTGAATTTGAAGGTGGACTTTTTGAAGTGATTCTTACCTTCTGCTTCTCTCCGTCTGTGCAGACCAGCCAATCAGTGTGGAGACCTGCAGAGCTCTAACcaatgagctgcagagctgcttcaAGAGAGCAACTCACCTGTACAGGAAGGTGAGTGTCGCTGCTGACATcacctgtgacatcatcagcagtGTGTTCTCAGGTCACTCACCTGTCACTCTCGTTCAGGTGAGCGGCTCCTCTCCTGATGACTCCGCCCCCGACCAGCGTCAGATGGCCGTTGTCCTATCAGAGGCCTTCCAGGCCATGAGGGCGGAGCTCGACTGTTTGCCGCTCAGCACGCCGAGCATTGTGGGAGTGGAGGGGGGGTTGGGAGGAGTCGGGGAGGTGAAGACGGCGGCTCTCCTGGAGGAGTActctctgctcctgctgcaggCCGTTCACAGGAGGATCAACACACACGACTCTGAAGACTGAAGAcactccacacctcctcctcctcctcctcctcctcctcctcctcgcgcATGTGATCTAAAACaatcttctcctcttcttctgtttttcttcctctcttcctccctcttgtctACTCTTCCTCCTTagtcctcgtcttcctccttcCATTCTACTTTTCTTTACCCCCTCatctttctcctgttttttctctttactATTTTCTATCCTTCTTCAATCTCATCTTCATCCGCttgtcttcatcttcctcctcctcttgcttgtcctctgtgtccaaATCGTCCATCTTCTTGTCGTCTTTCTCCCtcaccttcttcctcctcctcgtcttcataGATGAAGGATCTGAAgccattttgattttgattctggacttttattccttttttatCGTTATGCAAGAATCTCTCTGGTCTTAACGAGTTTGTAGAAACTGAAGCGACAAACTTTTTCCAGTCGAGTTGTTTTTTAAAGACGTTTTTctgctgatttgtttttgttgatgttcCCTGAAGTTTGTTTGGAGGGAATGACGACGAGCCACCGGATCGTTTGGATTATTGATCTTTGATTATTGTCGTAGAAACGTTGATGTTAGACTGTAGAAACTTTTTGAAGGAGCAAACAGCAATATGAGACATTTTGTCACGTTCGTTTTGAACAAACTTTATTGTTCTTTGATTTGATGTAAATTTTCTTTGAGGTCACTCGGATGTGAAGCAgacttcctgcagcagagcGTCACGATGCGTTCAGGCGACGTCAAGTTTGCAATGGACTCTTCGTATTTATTTACTGTTACAGTTTAACTACTGACCGACTTTCTGAATTTACACTGACGCCATGTTTTCTACAATCATGGACCTGAAGTTTGTTTTTAGAGACTCAGTTTTCTGGATCGTTGGGGTTAAATTTGGGGTCGATTGTTTCTAACAGTTTGTTGTAACACTGACTTTCTCACAGAACAACAGGTCAAAGTttagtttgaaatgttttcatgttttttctcaaTTTAATAAAAGTTTGAGACTTATTCTGAGTTTTTACTAGAGCTGTTTCTCAGAAGCTGATTGGTCGGCTGTTTGATGAGTTGGTGAGCATTCGGTCGGCCGTCATGGAGGCTGATGTGACCACTGAACAGAGCAGAAGTTTCTATTGGACGGCCCTCAGCGTCAGCCTGTttcctgattggtcagctgaTCTGATTGGACGCTGCGTGAACAAATGAACTGCCAAGTTAATGTTGGTGAAAATGAGACGACGCCCACGATTGTTCAGGTTGTGAATGAACGATGGAAACGCGTCAGACTGACTGAAGCTGCGTCCTGTCACAGACTAAATCCAGATGTTTAGAATATTTCCAGGTGTTTTATTGCATCTgtagaacagaaaacacaatcttCTGAAACATTTTAAGCTCCGTTTGTTGCGGTATGAAAAGATGTGAACTTTCTGACCGACACGTTCTCCTcgagctgtttcctgtttcacacGTCCAGCAGAAGTTATTCATGAGTATCAACGGTTATTAATGTTCATTCACTTTAGAGGCGTAGACATGACATTCATCCTGCTCGTAACCACAGGAAGTCGCTCATCCTTCCAAAACAAGAGTCCACTCTTTCAGTTCCAGTCTGAAGGATAGTTTGTTGCTGAGAGGATGTCTCACTCGTACCCTGATCCCGGGACTTCCTGTCAGAGGGGGAACAGCAGGAAACCGGAGAAAACGCTGAAGTTTCGTGAGTCGTCGTAGAGCCGGTAGCTGGCCGGCAGACTGAGGCGAACTCTGTCGCCCTCCTCCAGCTGAAGAGCCACCCCGTTGGACGTGGAGGCGTAGCCGCCGTGGTCGTTTAGGTCGAGGTTGAAGATGATTGGCTGGTTGTTCCTGTACAGGTAGAGACCCATGTAGCCTTTCAGGTAATCTGCAGCCGTGAAGCTGAAGAAGTAAAGTCCTCTGACAGGAGCCGTGAAGAcacctgaagacaaacagagcaggTGAGGGTCAGCACACAGTTACCTGAAAACAGGAGGAGCTTTAAAAAGGTCTTAAACACGATGAGATCAACAGGACGGCGATGAGGAGgttcaaacagacaaaagacaaacgaagaaaagaaaaaacttttccACAAATTCACGATGTGCCGACAAGgacggaagaagaagaagcacttAAAGGTCTCGTTACCCAAACTGACCTTCATCAAGACCACgaaaacacttcaaacacaaGAAGCAAACAAGCTTCAGATGtcttcattttctgtatttctgcttttcttcatggAACAAACGAGTTTCTGGCTGAAAAacgtgatgatgatgtttttttaaCTGATGTTTGCAGCGAAAGCATGTGATGTGTCTACCTGCTGTCTGGTTGTAGCCTCGGCCGATGTTGGTGATGGTTTTGGA
Protein-coding regions in this window:
- the mapkbp1 gene encoding mitogen-activated protein kinase-binding protein 1 isoform X2; its protein translation is MTAEGSGTIRSRIKNLLRSPSIKLRRRSGTARHKEDLSDKVTLEKVLGITAPGNRALACDARSGLLAYPAGCVVVLLNPRKNKQHHIFNSSRKALTTLAFSPDGKYIVTGESGHMPAVRVWEVSERLQVAELQEHKYGVACVAFSPNGKYIVSVGYQHDMMVNVWNWKKNVVVAANKVSSKVTAVSFSDDSSYFVTAGNRHVKFWYLDHAKTSKVNATVPLLGRSGLLGELRNNFFSDVACGRGRQASSTFCITSSGLLCEFNDRRLLDKWVELRRVDSAATSQATCLSVTDELIFCGCSDGTVRAFSPVSLHFLCTLPRPHCLGADIATMVDASQLFSCRSEVRYPDTVAVTYDPTNRWLSCVYNDHSVYVWDVRDLRDPRRAGKLYSALYHSSCVWSLEVYPEGGGDRGGGEGGEVHLPPGSFLSCSSDNTIRLWNIDGLNVVNRNILSHDLQKVIYVEDNVSSLLDTDSVAGGSTEKAGPSGSEGQQADQSRAGIRTLRVSPDGQHLASGDRMGVLRIHDLDSMEEIMNVQAHDSEILCLEFSKPDTGLQLLATASRDRLIHVLDAGRDYSLVQTLDEHSSSITAVRFAANEGKVRMISCGADKSVYFRTAQQMEEGLEFTRTHHVVRKTTLYDMDIEPTRKYAAVGCQDRSIRIFNISNGKQKKLYKGSQGEDGTLIKVQIDPSGLYIATSCSDKNISIFDFYSGECVATMFGHSEIVTGLKFSSDCRHLITVSGDSCIFVWRLSPELTIRMRQRLADLRPLSSMKKSQNAPQQKAANLSSREASTPRVVTMSSDSDKEEEEEEEEELCCPYMVPAGSLEVETEAPEDRFSSVDGRGSSKVSAQDVTREVLGGRPPRRRWSRRTGSAEDGVLMVKSMLDLRLLDSYRPDGQEEPQVEQEEIKPHLLDVNPSPCNVGGRGPCVGVGLHRTNQELGSTVSLQVTTAWAKDDETRTNHSPDREDLVLYPDQWEDRVSLAGSEFQVREAGPAAAGGHQDKPSPDSGCSLGFSSSLSSPVRPAGDEPLSVDGNSSELEDDEDEGGRGEVRASQLVPQTPDQEAFLKEHFVTLADLSASGSPSRASHSSSESLSISSRFLSQNSAGSRTVLPLPSRNTGGGGGEVKARPLVSEVRPLMDQNQNRAKDRRVSWNQDPTQKENQEQIPSLQDEAQPQDKTSQDQTQPPEVGNQSQQDADQLQSQVEDKGTSSAQQTHRPSPLKKKVQTTVESKRNLGPTARAAASHLNSSSGLRKAQSVQSLLTDTGDSSLTHSISRLSREASPQLPLPLPRPTTLPSSPRRPPCTAPSLQRPGPASPRSPQQETVAITSTAAAAPSAVTPRKSSSSSSSAPSAPRSYMSPTASSMAKMSRSISVGDGLNMSDPSEDPSVTSSLAVEAVTSSSQVNETPPPLVAVVPSNAALATPPHAAVVPVVVAASSSSAVGNHGNQAAPPPRGLQARVPGRPLPDKPSLASFSSSPSSSSSSSRPPPVSVSPLTPPQQEEELQTDAEQRDNAGLDSHPPPPPLHPFILSSLRQGSASPSILKDQPISVETCRALTNELQSCFKRATHLYRKVSGSSPDDSAPDQRQMAVVLSEAFQAMRAELDCLPLSTPSIVGVEGGLGGVGEVKTAALLEEYSLLLLQAVHRRINTHDSED
- the mapkbp1 gene encoding mitogen-activated protein kinase-binding protein 1 isoform X3, with amino-acid sequence MTAEGSGTIRSRIKNLLRSPSIKLRRRSGTARHKEDLSDKVTLEKVLGITAPGNRALACDARSGLLAYPAGCVVVLLNPRKNKQHHIFNSSRKALTTLAFSPDGKYIVTGESGHMPAVRVWEVSERLQVAELQEHKYGVACVAFSPNGKYIVSVGYQHDMMVNVWNWKKNVVVAANKVSSKVTAVSFSDDSSYFVTAGNRHVKFWYLDHAKTSKVNATVPLLGRSGLLGELRNNFFSDVACGRGRQASSTFCITSSGLLCEFNDRRLLDKWVELRRVDSAATSQATCLSVTDELIFCGCSDGTVRAFSPVSLHFLCTLPRPHCLGADIATMVDASQLFSCRSEVRYPDTVAVTYDPTNRWLSCVYNDHSVYVWDVRDLRDPRRAGKLYSALYHSSCVWSLEVYPEGGGDRGGGEGGEVHLPPGSFLSCSSDNTIRLWNIDGLNVVNRNILSHDLQKVIYVEDNVSSLLDTDSVAGGSTEKAGPSGSEGQQADQSRAGIRTLRVSPDGQHLASGDRMGVLRIHDLDSMEEIMNVQAHDSEILCLEFSKPDTGLQLLATASRDRLIHVLDAGRDYSLVQTLDEHSSSITAVRFAANEGKVRMISCGADKSVYFRTAQQMEEGLEFTRTHHVVRKTTLYDMDIEPTRKYAAVGCQDRSIRIFNISNGKQKKLYKGSQGEDGTLIKVQIDPSGLYIATSCSDKNISIFDFYSGECVATMFGHSEIVTGLKFSSDCRHLITVSGDSCIFVWRLSPELTIRMRQRLADLRPLSSMKKSQNAPQQKAANLSSREASTPRVVTMSSDSDKEEEEEEEEELCCPYMVPAGSLEVETEAPEDRFSSVDGRGSSKVSAQDVTREVLGGRPPRRRWSRRTGSAEDGVLMVKSMLDLRLLDSYRPDGQEEPQIKPHLLDVNPSPCNVGGRGPCVGVGLHRTNQELGSTVSLQVTTAWAKDDETRTNHSPDREDLVLYPDQWEDRVSLAGSEFQVREAGPAAAGGHQDKPSPDSGCSLGFSSSLSSPVRPAGDDSEPLSVDGNSSELEDDEDEGGRGEVRASQLVPQTPDQEAFLKEHFVTLADLSASGSPSRASHSSSESLSISSRFLSQNSAGSRTVLPLPSRNTGGGGGEVKARPLVSEVRPLMDQNQNRAKDRRVSWNQDPTQKENQEQIPSLQDEAQPQDKTSQDQTQPPEVGNQSQQDADQLQSQVEDKGTSSAQQTHRPSPLKKKVQTTVESKRNLGPTARAAASHLNSSSGLRKAQSVQSLLTDTGDSSLTHSISRLSREASPQLPLPLPRPTTLPSSPRRPPCTAPSLQRPGPASPRSPQQETVAITSTAAAAPSAVTPRKSSSSSSSAPSAPRSYMSPTASSMAKMSRSISVGDGLNMSDPSEDPSVTSSLAVEAVTSSSQVNETPPPLVAVVPSNAALATPPHAAVVPVVVAASSSSAVGNHGNQAAPPPRGLQARVPGRPLPDKPSLASFSSSPSSSSSSSRPPPVSVSPLTPPQQEEELQTDAEQRDNAGLDSHPPPPPLHPFILSSLRQGSASPSILKDQPISVETCRALTNELQSCFKRATHLYRKVSGSSPDDSAPDQRQMAVVLSEAFQAMRAELDCLPLSTPSIVGVEGGLGGVGEVKTAALLEEYSLLLLQAVHRRINTHDSED
- the mapkbp1 gene encoding mitogen-activated protein kinase-binding protein 1 isoform X6, encoding MTAEGSGTIRSRIKNLLRSPSIKLRRRSGTARHKEDLSDKVTLEKVLGITAPGNRALACDARSGLLAYPAGCVVVLLNPRKNKQHHIFNSSRKALTTLAFSPDGKYIVTGESGHMPAVRVWEVSERLQVAELQEHKYGVACVAFSPNGKYIVSVGYQHDMMVNVWNWKKNVVVAANKVSSKVTAVSFSDDSSYFVTAGNRHVKFWYLDHAKTSKVNATVPLLGRSGLLGELRNNFFSDVACGRGRQASSTFCITSSGLLCEFNDRRLLDKWVELRRVDSAATSQATCLSVTDELIFCGCSDGTVRAFSPVSLHFLCTLPRPHCLGADIATMVDASQLFSCRSEVRYPDTVAVTYDPTNRWLSCVYNDHSVYVWDVRDLRDPRRAGKLYSALYHSSCVWSLEVYPEGGGDRGGGEGGEVHLPPGSFLSCSSDNTIRLWNIDGLNVVNRNILSHDLQKVIYVEDNVSSLLDTDSVAGGSTEKAGPSGSEGQQADQSRAGIRTLRVSPDGQHLASGDRMGVLRIHDLDSMEEIMNVQAHDSEILCLEFSKPDTGLQLLATASRDRLIHVLDAGRDYSLVQTLDEHSSSITAVRFAANEGKVRMISCGADKSVYFRTAQQMEEGLEFTRTHHVVRKTTLYDMDIEPTRKYAAVGCQDRSIRIFNISNGKQKKLYKGSQGEDGTLIKVQIDPSGLYIATSCSDKNISIFDFYSGECVATMFGHSEIVTGLKFSSDCRHLITVSGDSCIFVWRLSPELTIRMRQRLADLRPLSSMKKSQNAPQQKAANLSSREASTPRVVTMSSDSDKEEEEEEEEELCCPYMVPAGSLEVETEAPEDRFSSVDGRGSSKVSAQDVTREVLGGRPPRRRWSRRTGSAEDGVLMVKSMLDLRLLDSYRPDGQEEPQVEQEEIKPHLLDVNPSPCNVGGRGPCVGVGLHRTNQELGSTVSLQVTTAWAKDDETRTNHSPDREDLVLYPDQWEDRVSLAGSEFQVREAGPAAAGGHQDKPSPDSGCSLGFSSSLSSPVRPAGDDSEPLSVDGNSSELEDDEDEGGRGEVRASQLVPQTPDQEAFLKEHFVTLADLSASGSPSRASHSSSESLSISSRFLSQNSAGSRTVLPLPSRNTGGGGGEVKARPLVSEVRPLMDQNQNRAKDRRVSWNQDPTQKENQEQIPSLQDEAQPQDKTSQDQTQPPEVGNQSQQDADQLQSQVEDKGTSSAQQTHRPSPLKKKVQTTVESKRNLGPTARAAASHLNSSSGLRKAQSVQSLLTDTGDSSLTHSISRLSREASPQLPLPLPRPTTLPSSPRRPPCTAPSLQRPGPASPRSPQQETVAITSTAAAAPSAVTPRKSSSSSSSAPSAPRSYMSPTASSMAKMSRSISVGDGLNMSDPSEDPSVTSSLAVEAVTSSSQVNETPPPLVAVVPSNAALATPPHAAVVPVVVAASSSSAVGNHGNQAAPPPRGLQARVPGRPLPDKPSLASFSSSPSSSSSSSRPPPVSVSPLTPPQQEEELQTDAEQRDNADQPISVETCRALTNELQSCFKRATHLYRKVSGSSPDDSAPDQRQMAVVLSEAFQAMRAELDCLPLSTPSIVGVEGGLGGVGEVKTAALLEEYSLLLLQAVHRRINTHDSED